The region GTTTAATTCCTTTGATCACATGAATGACTCTTTGCTCTCATAGTCTACAAATTGAGATTTTCTTTCATGGCCCCACTGGACATGAGTGGTTGTTGTCTTGCTTGAAAAAGATATGTCAATGGGTTTTACTGGGCATCCTGCCGTCTTCATGAGTGTATGGAGCGCATCGCCAATTTTGCTTGTAGACCCCTCTTTCACGGCAACTCTGCCCATTTGCAATGAGAGTGACTTCATGTCAGCTCTGTCACAAGCAACTTTCAAATCTTCACTCTCCCAGTCTGTGTTCGAATCTTCAGAATTGTTGACTTTCTCCTTGAGGTTTGCTGGAACTTGCTCGATGGTTTTGTCATCTATCCCCAGGCTGAATGATATTGGCTCTCTGGCATCCATTTGGGGCCTTGTCCTTGATTTAGCTCCGGATTCATGGATTTCGGCTTCAATCGTGGCACCACTAGTGGTTGGCTTGCTGCTTGTGTTTTTGTAACCGGAGATGCATGATGTGTTTTTTGTCTTGGCAGAGGGAATGTATGTTTTGTTGCCTTTGTCAAAGTGGAGTAGGCAACTTATTAGGGTTGCGTTGCCTCTGATGTTAGACTGGGAGAGAAATATTTGTGTGTAGCCTTGCCAGCTGTCACCCTTTTCTTTGCGAGGTGTCCCCATTTTATCATTCCCTTGTGGCAACTCTTGCTTATTTTGTTGTGGTGTTAGTGGGGGCTCTTATTTTGTGTCATAGTTGGTCACCCCTAGACGCAACACATGCTGTGCTTGTGCCCCCCCCCCCTATCAGCTTGCTTTTTGCTTGACTTGTTTGGGGCAAATCCTACAATTTCCTTGAACATTGCACTCCTATGCTTCCTGGAGCATACATCCTCAAGTAGCTCCCGTGTGGCACGTCTCCTTGCTGGATTTTGGTCAACAACGAGAATATGTTGTGACTTCTTTTGATAATATTCAAATGTTTAGATTAACAACTTTCTTCACATGCATTGTATATTTTTGTATACTTTTTTATATACATGAATAACATTTTCTCTAAAGATattttaacattttttaaatgcttgGTCAAGATTTTTTTTTTCAATGTTGTATGTATAGTGTTTATATATTTTTTCGAATATTTAGAGAAACCGAGGCTGTGGCCTTCCGCGGGCCTATGCCGGCCCGAGTTACTCTCGCGTTGAGCGAGGCTTCCCTACGTCTCGCTACAGGCGAGACATAGGGGCAGCCCTTCGCTGCTGTTCTCGAGCCCAGCTCCCTTGCACGCTAAGAATGAAGCCCAGGCCAGCCCATACCAGACCACTGTCATTTGATACTGTAAGAGACACTGACGCGTGGGCTCCACTTGAGCAAGCCGTCGCGACTGGACATGGCGCGCTGCTCCCCGGCGAAGCCGCTTTGCACCACCGCCGCGGCCCCGCGCCCCTCTCGCCGCCGCGGTCTGCTCATCAGCGCCTCTGCTTCCCCGGCCACGACATCAACAAGAACGCACCGGCTGTTGGCCCTACCGAAGCCGCCTaaaccaccgccgccgccgcctctcctcccGCGCCCAAGGCTCCCCATCTCCAACGACGCCCCCACCAACGGCAAGCCAGACGACCGCCGTGAACCATCGACGGGCGCGGCGTCCTCTGGCTCTGGGTCGTCCTCGGGCGCCGGAGACGTGCTCCGCCTCATGGGCTTGCTCCGCGTCGCGCCCGACGAGGACGTCTACGTCTCCCTCCTCAGGGACTCCGTCGATgccgccgaggtagccgccgtgCACGCCCACGTCGCCGCCACACGCGCCGCGTCTGGCCTCCCCCTGCCGCTGGCCAACCGGCTGCTACTCGCCTACGCGACCTGTGGCGACATGGCGGCCGCCCGCAAGGTGTTCGACGAAATTCCCGTCAAGGACGGCATCACGTGGGCGACCATGGTGTCGGCCTACTCCGATGGGTGTTTCCACGACGAAGCGATAAGGCTTTTCACCCGCATGTGCCAAGAAGAACAGGGGCTCGCTGGTGATCTGCTCGGCCATGCCATTGTGGCAGTGCTGCGGTCATGTGCTCGGCTGGGCAGACTAAGGGGCTTTGGTCAGCAGGTACACGCCCTCGTCATCAAGACAAAGAGAGTCTGCGGTGATACCGGTAGTTCGCTGCTGCAGCTGTACATCGCAAGTAATCAGCATGACAGTGCGCGGCAAGTGCTTCAGGCGATGAGGTGTTGTTCCCAGGAGCCAGTGC is a window of Triticum urartu cultivar G1812 unplaced genomic scaffold, Tu2.1 TuUngrouped_contig_3633, whole genome shotgun sequence DNA encoding:
- the LOC125527341 gene encoding pentatricopeptide repeat-containing protein At1g31790-like produces the protein MARCSPAKPLCTTAAAPRPSRRRGLLISASASPATTSTRTHRLLALPKPPKPPPPPPLLPRPRLPISNDAPTNGKPDDRREPSTGAASSGSGSSSGAGDVLRLMGLLRVAPDEDVYVSLLRDSVDAAEVAAVHAHVAATRAASGLPLPLANRLLLAYATCGDMAAARKVFDEIPVKDGITWATMVSAYSDGCFHDEAIRLFTRMCQEEQGLAGDLLGHAIVAVLRSCARLGRLRGFGQQVHALVIKTKRVCGDTGSSLLQLYIASNQHDSARQVLQAMRCCSQEPVPEAAWTSFMTACHRDGLLDEAIYVFRDMVSSGVPRSSFSLSTILAVCAESENCRCYGQQVHGDAIKHGVETDQFVMSGLVHMYAKQGRLADATRAFEAVGGKPDAVCWNAMAMGYARGGRYREATRMMYQMKA